A genomic segment from Polyangium mundeleinium encodes:
- a CDS encoding Kelch repeat-containing protein: MHLRKPFIACIAPLCLSLLSSSALAAPPWQGLPDMGVTRHGHAAAYFPGIGVLAAGGAPGSGDPTLFEALDLATGTWTPRNPAPVMHFMTEALLPDGLWLLRDIEQVYTYDPVSDTWTEEPVLAATFRTDATLSVLPDGDVLLTGGFSDFVTLGNSLRYDRMGQTLLARNLHQGRASHTATTLPSGRVLVAGGWAWVSSDEGDDIQSTRAEAEVYDAAIDTWTVVPPMHGARQRHAAALLPDGQVLVAGGLPTTATAEVYDPAANTWMQVGPMNEARWGHTMTALPSGRVIVTGGVGNNGSAALTSVEVYDPVTGTWTLLPPMAGQRWRHTATFVPGHGLLVAGGQTSALFSDPTTASVELYPLGNTAIGAACVIGDECASGDCAGGVCVDDSGSGAGGAGGAGGAGGAGGAGGAGGAGGGGGSGGGGGSGGGGGSGGGGGSGGGGGSGGGGGSGGGGGGGGGGGSGGGGGGGSGGGGGGGGGSGGGGGGGGGSGGGGGSGGGAGTPPGGGGVQCAVDARSSGNPGWLALIGIGFLLRRRRR; encoded by the coding sequence ATGCACCTTCGTAAACCATTCATTGCTTGCATCGCGCCCCTTTGCCTTTCGCTCCTTTCGTCCTCTGCGCTCGCGGCTCCGCCCTGGCAGGGCCTGCCGGACATGGGCGTGACACGCCACGGTCACGCGGCGGCGTACTTCCCGGGGATTGGCGTGCTCGCGGCGGGCGGGGCCCCGGGCTCGGGGGATCCCACCTTGTTCGAGGCGCTCGATCTGGCCACCGGGACGTGGACACCGCGAAACCCCGCGCCTGTGATGCACTTCATGACGGAGGCCCTGCTCCCGGATGGCCTGTGGCTGCTCCGCGATATCGAGCAGGTCTACACGTACGACCCCGTGAGCGACACCTGGACCGAGGAACCCGTGCTCGCGGCGACCTTTCGCACCGACGCGACGCTGAGCGTGCTCCCGGACGGCGATGTGCTCCTCACGGGCGGATTTTCCGACTTCGTCACGTTGGGCAATTCGCTCCGTTATGATCGCATGGGTCAAACGCTCCTCGCTCGGAACCTGCATCAAGGCCGCGCGAGCCACACGGCGACGACGTTGCCTTCCGGGCGCGTGCTCGTCGCGGGCGGCTGGGCGTGGGTCTCGAGTGACGAAGGCGACGACATTCAGTCAACCAGGGCCGAGGCCGAGGTCTACGACGCCGCGATCGATACGTGGACCGTCGTTCCGCCGATGCACGGGGCTCGCCAGCGACACGCGGCCGCGCTTTTGCCGGACGGCCAGGTGCTCGTCGCGGGCGGCCTCCCGACCACGGCGACGGCAGAGGTCTATGACCCGGCGGCGAATACGTGGATGCAGGTCGGGCCGATGAACGAGGCGAGGTGGGGGCATACGATGACGGCGCTGCCGAGCGGGCGCGTGATCGTCACCGGCGGCGTCGGCAACAATGGCAGCGCGGCGCTCACGTCCGTGGAGGTGTATGACCCCGTGACGGGGACATGGACGTTGCTCCCGCCCATGGCAGGGCAGCGCTGGCGACACACGGCCACGTTCGTGCCGGGGCACGGTCTGCTCGTGGCAGGCGGGCAGACGAGTGCTCTGTTCTCCGATCCGACGACGGCGAGTGTGGAGCTCTATCCGCTCGGAAATACCGCGATCGGCGCTGCGTGTGTGATCGGGGATGAATGCGCGAGCGGCGATTGCGCTGGTGGCGTGTGTGTGGATGACAGTGGGAGTGGAGCAGGCGGCGCGGGTGGAGCAGGCGGCGCAGGCGGCGCAGGCGGCGCTGGTGGTGCGGGTGGTGCGGGCGGCGGCGGCGGAAGCGGTGGCGGCGGCGGAAGCGGTGGCGGCGGCGGAAGCGGTGGCGGCGGCGGAAGCGGTGGCGGCGGCGGAAGCGGTGGCGGCGGCGGAAGCGGTGGCGGCGGCGGCGGCGGCGGCGGCGGCGGAAGCGGCGGCGGCGGCGGCGGCGGAAGCGGCGGCGGCGGCGGCGGCGGCGGCGGAAGCGGCGGCGGCGGCGGCGGCGGCGGCGGAAGCGGTGGCGGTGGCGGAAGCGGCGGCGGCGCAGGTACGCCTCCCGGTGGCGGGGGCGTGCAATGCGCGGTCGACGCGCGCTCCTCGGGGAATCCCGGATGGCTCGCGCTCATCGGTATCGGCTTCCTTCTTCGCCGCCGTCGCCGCTGA
- a CDS encoding Kelch repeat-containing protein produces the protein MHLRKPFIACIAHLCLSLVSSSALAAPSWQGLPDMGVARNGHAAEFFPGIGVVAVGGSSLFEALDLATGTWTPRNPAPHMGSVTGALLPDDLWIVVELEQAYTYDPVSDTWIAEPELVTFDYDLTLSALPDGDVLLTGGLMDFNTSGYSRRYHRTTQTFLARSLNQARSSHTATTLPSGRVLVAGGRAWGPTEEGDEIQWPRAEAEVYDPTTDTWTLVAPMHAARYRHAAALLPSGNVLVAGGFPPTATAEVYDPAANTWVEIAPMNEARWGHTMTSLPSGRVMVTGGLGGGTALTSAEVYDPTTGTWTLLPPMAVNRWRHTATFVPGHGLVVAGGQMYAFNGPIWANVELYPLGNAALGVACVIGDECASGDCTGGVCVDGSGSGVGGAGGAGGAGGAGGAGGSGGAGGTGGVGGAGGAGGAGGVGGVGGAGGAGGVGGSGGVGGSGGVGGAGGAGGVGGSGGVGGSGGVGGAGSGGGAGGAGGVGGGSGGPDVPPGGGGAQCAIDTRSSGNAGWLALVGVGLLLRRRRR, from the coding sequence ATGCACCTTCGGAAACCATTCATTGCTTGCATCGCGCACCTTTGCCTTTCGCTCGTTTCGTCTTCTGCGCTCGCGGCTCCGTCCTGGCAGGGCCTGCCGGACATGGGCGTGGCACGCAACGGCCATGCGGCGGAATTTTTTCCAGGCATTGGCGTGGTCGCCGTGGGCGGGTCCTCCTTGTTCGAGGCGCTCGATCTGGCCACCGGTACGTGGACGCCGCGAAATCCCGCGCCCCACATGGGTTCCGTGACAGGGGCTCTGCTCCCCGATGACCTGTGGATCGTCGTCGAGCTCGAGCAGGCCTACACGTATGACCCCGTGAGCGACACCTGGATCGCAGAACCCGAGCTCGTCACCTTTGACTACGATCTGACACTCAGCGCGCTCCCGGACGGCGATGTGCTCCTCACGGGCGGACTGATGGACTTCAACACGTCGGGTTATTCGCGACGTTATCATCGCACGACCCAAACGTTCCTCGCTCGAAGCCTGAATCAAGCCCGCTCCAGCCATACGGCGACGACGTTGCCTTCCGGGCGCGTGCTCGTCGCGGGCGGCCGGGCGTGGGGCCCGACGGAAGAAGGCGACGAGATTCAGTGGCCCCGGGCCGAGGCGGAGGTGTACGACCCCACGACCGATACGTGGACCCTCGTTGCGCCCATGCACGCGGCCCGCTACCGGCACGCGGCCGCGCTCTTGCCGTCCGGCAACGTGCTCGTCGCGGGAGGCTTTCCGCCCACGGCGACGGCAGAGGTCTATGACCCGGCCGCGAATACGTGGGTCGAGATCGCGCCCATGAACGAGGCGAGGTGGGGGCATACGATGACGTCGCTCCCGAGCGGGCGCGTGATGGTTACCGGCGGCCTCGGTGGCGGCACGGCGCTCACGTCCGCGGAGGTGTATGATCCCACGACGGGGACCTGGACGTTGCTCCCGCCCATGGCCGTGAACCGCTGGCGACACACGGCTACGTTCGTGCCGGGGCACGGTTTGGTTGTGGCCGGCGGACAGATGTACGCGTTCAACGGACCCATTTGGGCGAACGTGGAGCTCTACCCGCTCGGCAATGCCGCGCTCGGCGTTGCATGTGTGATCGGCGATGAATGCGCGAGCGGCGATTGCACGGGCGGCGTGTGCGTGGATGGCAGCGGGAGTGGAGTGGGCGGTGCTGGCGGCGCGGGTGGAGCAGGTGGAGCAGGTGGAGCAGGTGGCTCCGGCGGCGCGGGTGGAACTGGTGGTGTGGGTGGTGCTGGCGGTGCGGGTGGAGCTGGCGGTGTAGGCGGTGTAGGCGGCGCAGGTGGAGCTGGCGGCGTAGGTGGCTCCGGCGGCGTAGGTGGCTCCGGCGGTGTAGGCGGCGCAGGTGGTGCTGGCGGCGTAGGTGGCTCCGGCGGTGTAGGTGGCTCCGGCGGTGTAGGTGGCGCAGGTAGCGGGGGTGGAGCTGGCGGTGCTGGCGGTGTAGGCGGCGGAAGCGGCGGCCCGGATGTCCCTCCCGGTGGCGGCGGCGCGCAATGCGCGATCGACACGCGCTCTTCGGGGAATGCCGGATGGCTCGCGCTCGTCGGCGTCGGCCTCCTTCTTCGCCGTCGTCGACGTTGA
- a CDS encoding lectin-like protein, whose translation MRKIQGLILGMSIAAWGCAAGSGGEGGAGAQDTSSSSTGGSGGDGNVGSTTSTGGMGGAGGMGGAGGGAVCGDGLLDPGEECDDANANPADRCDGCMVKCLPDEQEWTGNHHCYAEFTAQKTNYANALQACAANGGVLVSLTSQGEQDFVYGTVIDKTLLLPRWIGLTDINTEGAFAWESGEPFMYTHWETGQPDDYNASEDCVEMYHVTGEWNDDNCTYEYHYVCEYTPAGL comes from the coding sequence ATGAGGAAAATTCAAGGGCTCATTCTGGGAATGTCGATCGCTGCCTGGGGCTGCGCGGCGGGGTCCGGCGGTGAGGGGGGCGCCGGTGCGCAGGACACGTCGAGCTCCTCGACGGGCGGAAGCGGAGGTGACGGAAACGTCGGGTCGACCACGAGCACGGGTGGCATGGGCGGCGCGGGCGGCATGGGCGGCGCGGGCGGCGGTGCCGTGTGCGGCGACGGTCTCCTGGACCCGGGCGAGGAGTGCGACGACGCCAATGCCAATCCGGCGGACCGCTGTGACGGCTGCATGGTGAAATGCCTCCCGGACGAGCAAGAGTGGACCGGGAATCATCACTGCTATGCGGAGTTCACCGCGCAGAAGACCAATTACGCGAACGCGCTCCAAGCCTGCGCGGCCAACGGGGGCGTGCTCGTCTCCCTGACGAGCCAGGGCGAGCAGGACTTCGTGTATGGCACGGTCATCGACAAGACCCTCCTCCTGCCACGCTGGATCGGGTTGACCGATATCAACACGGAGGGCGCGTTCGCGTGGGAGAGCGGCGAGCCGTTCATGTACACCCACTGGGAGACGGGTCAGCCGGACGACTACAACGCGTCGGAGGATTGCGTCGAGATGTACCACGTGACCGGCGAGTGGAACGACGACAACTGCACGTACGAATACCACTACGTCTGCGAGTACACCCCAGCCGGGCTGTAG
- a CDS encoding four helix bundle protein codes for MTLRIYGVAIEMLRALRPVIERVGTKDPNLGDQLRRAATNIALNLSEGAYSQGRNERARWHTAMGSAAEVRACLEVAEALGYIEKADENLLDTLDRIVATLHRLTRRS; via the coding sequence ATGACGCTCAGGATTTATGGTGTGGCGATCGAAATGCTCAGGGCTTTGCGACCCGTGATCGAACGGGTGGGGACGAAGGATCCGAATCTCGGGGATCAACTACGACGGGCGGCTACGAATATCGCGCTGAACCTGAGCGAGGGTGCTTATTCGCAGGGAAGGAACGAACGGGCGCGGTGGCATACAGCCATGGGTTCGGCAGCGGAGGTCCGCGCATGCCTGGAGGTAGCAGAAGCACTCGGGTACATTGAAAAAGCGGACGAGAACCTGCTCGACACGCTGGACCGTATCGTCGCCACCCTCCACCGCCTAACACGCCGGTCATGA
- a CDS encoding AAA family ATPase, with protein sequence MVVGRGYALREKIEESADFSLYRAYREGDGVPVLLKILRAEGSTRAEVARFKHQYERIARLASPRLVALRGVEELAGSLIVVLEDFPGRDLARILAARPSRRMPVVDALDLAAALAEGLAVVHAAGLVHRDLRPQNVLVGAHGAVKIKNFGVDAEITRAHERLYEPAVIADVLPYVSPEQTGRMNRGVDYRTDLYALGVILYQMLTGQRPFEVLDPMELIHAHLALAPAPPSRVDPTIPEAVSDVVLKLLAKNAEDRYQSAEGLLADLERCREALRGTGTIEPFVVGQRDRQDLFRIHQKLYGREHDIEALTAAFERALAGSREIVLVSGYSGIGKSSLVHEILKPLARQKGYFTSGKYDQYNRDTPYSAVIQAFDGLVRQILTESEARSEAWRRLLLDVLGPNGQVICDVIPSLSHVLGAQPPVPELGPVEAQNRLNRCFLLFVSVFARHAHPLVLFLDDLQWIDPASLGLLRALLADDSLEALFFCGAYRDNEVSPGHPFVLAIEALEHAGLVVRDIVLAPLARPHLLEMLSDSLKRDDCGPLVDAVLKKTGGNPFFVKEFVRSLHDHGVLTFAAGSGWRWDLAKIDALAYTDNVVDLMVRTIARLPATTQAALKLAAAIGNRFELDVLATVSECSLEEAYGRLDPAVSERLVIAGRDGDRFAHDKVQEGAYAMIPEADRPAFHLRIGRLLAGKLDLSESQNLFDVVGHLSSAGDLVSDPAERLRIARMSLEAACRAEDAAAFGAALRYLNLGLLRLPEDAWTSQYRLRLEYAMKTALMVSLCGQHDDALAILSDCLERAASRLDRTEVLRLKLNVQVLKNDLPAALAEGFAALRPFGIDLPPFLDQATLDAQIRATIDLVREKTLEALPDLPPLADPEICAMQDVLQELFSPCWFLSPNHYCITVAKILENTVRHGLSRHAIYGCINFGVFLGGRGDVELGYRFGRAAIDLSERYPDKKSEAMLRQMWGAHVQHWREGYPACQKSLLAGMHAGLETGQYIWAFYNTINLITNSLLRGLPLSDLLAEAQSYQPICKLDEFKTITWMVGAVGQLAHQLSVETARPAKLKGAWVDIDEVIEECRRMDNQISAYLAQFYVVLLGVFQGAFEEAARTALSLNIEIPTVVSWHGTPALHCYAGVALTQAADVVSPDERALFLARAEIFAKKLSRWADLCPENLAHRSALLGAELERVRGDARAAWVRYDEAIALAQRGGYLHDEALANELAGLSFRALGKTTIARTYLTEAHRAYGRWGATEAMRRLERSYPDLVPSEILRGATGPEAAAPAGAALDLGSVLKASQAISGEIVLDRLLDALMRILVENAGARRGVLLLLRDGRLVVEAEHRTGEAAVHRLGAAPLEGREDLPISVVTYVARTRETVLLDDLALDGPFGRDPCFAGGAPRSSLAAPLVYKGRLAGVIYLDNDLTRSAFTPDRVEVIRHLSAQAANSIENARLYADLQQENAERRRAEEVLRHSYSLLEATLESTADGILVVDDEQRVVRQNHRFAAMWRIPDEILSTGSDDTFRTFVCDQLLDPEAFLQRIRALYASPEESSVDVIPFADGRLFERYSQPQRLGGRVVGRVWSFRDITARVRAEQQRDQLLLDERRARTAAEEAVQLRDEFLSIASHELRTPLTSLQLAIQSLGQRLARGMDVERVRSAVALSGRQIKRLADLVDMLLDVSRIQAGRLELNTAPVDLRALVDEVVAHLGDQIAQSGSALAVRAEQPVIGRWDPHRLEQVVTNLLTNAIKFGERQPIDITITGEDRVARLSVTDRGIGIPAEVQAQLFERFRRGVSSQHYGGLGLGLYITRTIVEAHGGRIRVSSEIGRGSTFCVELPLSTESEGALPLHPTRASALDPTRGIVP encoded by the coding sequence GAGGAGCTCGCGGGCTCCTTGATCGTCGTCCTCGAGGACTTCCCGGGCCGCGATCTCGCGCGGATCCTCGCCGCGCGTCCGTCACGCAGAATGCCCGTCGTCGATGCGCTCGATCTCGCGGCCGCGCTCGCCGAAGGTCTCGCCGTGGTGCACGCGGCGGGGCTCGTCCACCGCGACCTGCGCCCGCAAAACGTGCTCGTCGGCGCGCACGGCGCGGTCAAGATCAAGAACTTCGGCGTCGACGCCGAGATCACCCGCGCGCACGAGCGGCTCTACGAGCCGGCGGTGATCGCCGACGTGCTGCCCTACGTCTCCCCCGAGCAGACCGGCCGCATGAACCGCGGCGTCGACTACCGGACCGACCTTTATGCGCTCGGCGTCATCCTTTACCAGATGCTCACGGGTCAGCGCCCCTTCGAGGTCCTGGACCCGATGGAGCTCATCCACGCACACCTCGCCCTCGCGCCCGCGCCGCCGTCCCGCGTCGATCCGACGATCCCCGAGGCCGTCTCCGACGTCGTGCTCAAGCTGCTCGCGAAAAACGCCGAGGACCGCTACCAGAGCGCCGAGGGCCTGCTCGCCGACCTCGAGCGCTGCCGTGAGGCCCTGCGCGGCACGGGGACGATCGAGCCCTTCGTCGTGGGCCAGCGCGATCGTCAGGACCTCTTCCGGATCCACCAGAAGCTCTACGGCCGCGAGCATGACATCGAGGCGCTCACCGCCGCGTTCGAGCGCGCGCTCGCGGGGAGCCGCGAGATCGTCCTCGTCTCCGGCTACTCGGGCATCGGCAAATCCTCGCTCGTTCACGAGATCCTGAAGCCGCTCGCACGGCAGAAGGGCTATTTCACGAGCGGCAAATACGACCAGTACAACCGCGACACGCCCTACAGCGCGGTGATCCAGGCGTTCGACGGCCTCGTGCGGCAGATCCTCACCGAGAGCGAGGCGCGGAGCGAGGCGTGGCGGAGGTTGCTCCTCGACGTGCTCGGCCCGAACGGGCAGGTGATCTGCGACGTCATCCCCTCGTTATCCCACGTGCTCGGCGCGCAGCCGCCCGTCCCCGAGCTCGGGCCCGTCGAGGCGCAGAACCGCCTGAACCGGTGCTTCTTGCTCTTCGTCTCGGTGTTCGCGCGGCACGCGCACCCGCTCGTCCTGTTCCTCGACGATCTGCAGTGGATCGACCCCGCGAGCCTCGGGCTGCTCCGGGCGCTCCTCGCCGACGACTCGCTCGAGGCGCTCTTCTTCTGCGGCGCTTACCGCGACAACGAGGTCTCGCCCGGGCACCCGTTCGTCCTGGCCATCGAGGCGCTCGAGCACGCCGGGCTCGTCGTGCGCGACATCGTCCTCGCCCCGCTCGCGCGCCCGCACCTGCTCGAGATGCTCTCGGACAGCCTCAAGCGCGACGACTGCGGACCGCTCGTCGATGCGGTGCTGAAGAAGACCGGCGGCAACCCGTTCTTCGTCAAGGAGTTCGTCCGGTCGCTGCACGATCACGGCGTGCTCACGTTCGCAGCCGGGTCGGGATGGCGCTGGGACCTCGCCAAGATCGATGCGCTCGCGTACACGGACAACGTCGTCGACCTCATGGTGCGCACCATCGCGCGGCTACCAGCGACGACCCAGGCGGCCCTGAAGCTCGCCGCGGCGATCGGCAACCGGTTCGAGCTCGACGTGCTCGCCACGGTGAGCGAGTGCTCGCTGGAAGAAGCGTATGGCCGCCTCGATCCCGCCGTGAGCGAGAGGCTCGTGATCGCCGGGCGCGACGGCGACCGCTTCGCTCATGACAAGGTCCAGGAGGGCGCCTACGCGATGATCCCGGAGGCGGACCGGCCCGCCTTCCACCTCCGGATCGGCCGGCTGCTCGCAGGCAAGCTAGACCTCTCCGAGAGCCAGAACCTCTTCGACGTCGTCGGCCACCTGAGCAGCGCGGGCGACCTGGTGTCGGACCCCGCGGAGCGCCTGCGCATCGCCCGCATGAGCCTCGAGGCCGCCTGCCGCGCCGAGGACGCGGCCGCCTTCGGCGCGGCCCTGCGCTACCTGAATCTCGGCCTCCTGCGCCTTCCGGAGGACGCCTGGACGTCGCAGTACCGGCTCCGCCTCGAGTACGCGATGAAGACCGCCCTCATGGTCTCGCTCTGCGGTCAGCATGACGACGCCCTCGCGATCCTCTCCGATTGCCTGGAGCGGGCCGCGAGCCGGCTCGATCGCACCGAGGTGCTGCGGCTCAAGCTGAACGTGCAGGTGCTCAAGAACGACCTGCCCGCCGCGCTCGCGGAGGGGTTCGCCGCCCTGCGCCCGTTCGGGATCGACCTGCCCCCCTTCCTCGACCAAGCCACGCTCGACGCCCAGATCCGGGCGACCATTGATCTGGTCCGGGAAAAGACGCTCGAGGCGCTGCCAGACCTGCCGCCGCTCGCGGACCCAGAGATCTGCGCCATGCAGGACGTGCTCCAGGAGCTCTTTTCTCCCTGCTGGTTCTTGAGCCCCAACCACTACTGCATCACGGTCGCGAAGATCCTCGAGAACACGGTGCGCCACGGCCTGTCGCGGCACGCGATCTACGGCTGTATCAACTTCGGGGTGTTCCTCGGCGGCCGCGGCGACGTCGAGCTCGGCTACCGCTTTGGCCGCGCTGCCATCGACCTTTCGGAGCGCTACCCGGACAAGAAGTCCGAGGCGATGCTCCGGCAAATGTGGGGCGCCCACGTGCAGCACTGGAGAGAGGGCTACCCCGCCTGCCAGAAGTCGCTGCTCGCGGGGATGCACGCCGGGCTCGAGACGGGCCAGTACATCTGGGCGTTCTACAACACGATCAACCTCATCACGAACAGCCTCCTGCGCGGCCTGCCGCTCTCCGACCTCCTCGCCGAGGCGCAGAGTTACCAGCCGATATGCAAGCTCGACGAGTTCAAAACCATCACCTGGATGGTCGGCGCGGTCGGACAGCTCGCGCACCAGCTCTCGGTCGAGACCGCGCGCCCGGCCAAGCTCAAGGGCGCATGGGTCGACATCGACGAGGTCATCGAGGAGTGCCGCCGGATGGACAACCAGATCTCGGCCTACCTCGCGCAGTTCTACGTCGTGCTCCTCGGCGTCTTCCAGGGCGCGTTCGAGGAAGCGGCGCGCACCGCGCTCTCGCTGAACATCGAGATCCCGACCGTGGTGTCCTGGCACGGCACCCCCGCGTTACATTGCTACGCTGGCGTCGCGCTCACGCAGGCGGCGGACGTGGTCTCCCCGGACGAGCGCGCGCTCTTCCTCGCCCGCGCGGAGATCTTCGCTAAAAAACTCTCGCGCTGGGCGGACCTCTGCCCGGAGAACCTGGCGCACCGAAGCGCCCTGCTCGGCGCCGAGCTCGAGCGCGTCCGCGGCGATGCGCGCGCCGCGTGGGTTCGCTACGACGAGGCGATCGCCCTCGCCCAGCGCGGCGGCTACCTCCACGACGAGGCGCTCGCCAACGAGCTCGCGGGCCTTTCCTTCCGCGCGCTCGGCAAGACCACCATCGCCCGCACCTACCTGACCGAGGCGCACAGGGCGTACGGACGATGGGGCGCGACGGAGGCGATGCGGCGTCTCGAGCGCTCGTACCCCGACCTCGTCCCCAGCGAGATCCTCCGCGGCGCGACGGGCCCGGAGGCCGCCGCGCCCGCCGGCGCCGCGCTCGACCTCGGCTCGGTGCTCAAGGCTTCCCAGGCCATCTCGGGCGAGATCGTCCTCGACCGCCTGCTCGACGCGCTCATGCGCATCCTGGTCGAAAACGCCGGCGCGCGGCGCGGCGTCCTCCTGCTCCTGCGTGACGGACGGCTCGTCGTCGAGGCCGAGCACCGCACCGGCGAGGCGGCCGTCCACAGGCTCGGCGCGGCGCCCCTCGAGGGCCGCGAGGACCTGCCGATCAGCGTCGTGACGTACGTGGCGCGGACGCGCGAGACCGTCCTGCTCGACGACCTCGCGCTCGACGGGCCGTTCGGGCGCGATCCCTGCTTCGCCGGCGGTGCGCCGCGCTCCTCGCTCGCCGCGCCCCTCGTCTACAAGGGCCGCCTCGCCGGCGTGATCTATCTCGACAACGACCTCACCCGCTCTGCTTTCACCCCCGATCGCGTCGAGGTGATCCGGCATCTCTCGGCCCAGGCGGCCAACTCCATCGAGAATGCGCGCCTCTATGCGGATTTGCAGCAGGAGAACGCGGAGCGACGGCGCGCCGAGGAGGTGCTCCGCCATTCCTACTCGCTCCTCGAGGCCACGCTCGAATCGACGGCGGACGGCATCCTCGTCGTCGACGACGAGCAGCGCGTCGTGCGTCAGAATCACAGGTTCGCGGCGATGTGGCGTATCCCGGACGAGATCCTCTCCACCGGGTCGGACGACACGTTCCGTACGTTCGTCTGCGACCAGCTCCTCGATCCCGAGGCGTTCCTGCAAAGGATCCGCGCTCTCTATGCCTCGCCCGAGGAGTCCAGCGTCGATGTCATCCCGTTCGCGGACGGGCGCCTCTTCGAGCGTTATTCGCAGCCCCAGCGCCTCGGCGGGCGCGTGGTCGGGCGGGTCTGGAGCTTCCGCGACATCACCGCGCGCGTGCGCGCCGAGCAGCAGCGCGACCAGCTCCTCCTGGACGAGCGGCGCGCGCGCACGGCAGCGGAGGAGGCCGTGCAGCTGCGGGACGAGTTCCTTTCGATTGCCTCGCACGAGCTCCGCACCCCGCTCACCAGCCTGCAGCTCGCCATTCAATCGCTGGGGCAAAGGCTCGCGCGGGGCATGGACGTCGAGCGCGTGCGCTCCGCGGTCGCCCTCTCTGGCCGCCAGATCAAGCGCCTCGCCGACCTCGTCGATATGCTCCTCGACGTCTCCCGGATCCAGGCGGGGAGGCTCGAGCTGAACACGGCGCCCGTCGATCTGCGCGCGCTCGTCGACGAGGTCGTCGCCCACCTCGGTGATCAGATCGCGCAGTCAGGCAGCGCGCTCGCCGTGCGCGCGGAGCAGCCGGTCATCGGCCGGTGGGACCCGCACCGCCTGGAGCAGGTCGTGACCAACCTCCTCACCAACGCGATCAAGTTCGGGGAACGCCAGCCGATCGACATCACCATCACCGGAGAAGATCGGGTCGCACGGCTCTCGGTGACGGACCGCGGGATCGGGATCCCGGCCGAGGTGCAGGCGCAGCTCTTCGAACGATTTCGACGCGGCGTCTCGTCGCAGCATTACGGTGGGCTCGGGCTCGGCCTCTACATCACGCGCACCATCGTCGAGGCGCACGGCGGCCGAATTCGCGTGTCGAGCGAGATCGGCCGGGGCTCGACCTTCTGCGTCGAGCTGCCGCTCTCGACCGAGAGCGAAGGGGCGTTGCCCCTTCACCCCACAAGGGCTTCCGCCCTTGACCCGACCAGGGGCATTGTCCCTTGA